From Anolis carolinensis isolate JA03-04 unplaced genomic scaffold, rAnoCar3.1.pri scaffold_8, whole genome shotgun sequence, a single genomic window includes:
- the polm gene encoding DNA-directed DNA/RNA polymerase mu produces the protein MAQLPVKKKRQPPVSLPADPECCVRFPGVVLCLVEKKMGLSRKAFLATLAQRKGFCVEEASSERVTHVVSEGNSGGEVVEWLKRKSSPCMEAVGHGVALLDLSWFTESMSAGRPVEIEPRHRLQVAAHAKELEGQCQVSAYACQRRTPLEHNHQMLTEALEILAEEAHFWGSEGRSLAFSRAASVLKSLPWTVRKIQDLKSLPCIGEHSRRVIQEILEDGVSSEVEKIRQSERYQTMKLFTKIFGVGVKTASRWHQEGLRTLADLQAHHTKLSKEQQAGLLHYEDLSTPVTFSEAEAIGQLVRDVVEQCLPGASVTLTGGFRRGKQSGHDVDLLLTHPVDGQEIGLLGKVIAQMDRQGFLLYHSIHRNTFQSFEDEAQEIRDSTTSMDHFERCFSIFCLGCFPGGIPGSASEARRPNNTEQVSGTTGSWKAVRVDLVVTPCSQFPFALLGWTGSQNFERDLRRFSKHEKKMTLNSHALYDKGKRTFLTAASEEEIFNHLDLEYIPPEERNA, from the exons ATGGCCCAGCTTCCGGTGAAGAAAAAACGCCAGCCGCCCGTCAGCCTTCCAGCCGACCCAGAGTGCTGTGTGCGCTTCCCCGGAGTGGTCCTCTGCCTGGTAGAGAAGAAGATGGGCCTCAGCCGCAAGGCTTTCCTCGCCACTTTGGCCCAACGCAAGGGCTTCTGCGTGGAGGAGGCCAGCAG TGAGAGAGTGACCCACGTTGTGTCGGAGGGCAACTCGGGTGGCGAGGTGGTCGAGTGGTTGAAGCGGAAGTCGAGCCCTTGCATGGAAGCTGTCGGGCATGGCGTGGCGCTGCTAGATCTCAGCTGGTTCACAGAGAGCATGAGTGCAGGGCGACCCGTGGAGATCGAACCCAGGCACCGGCTGCAG GTGGCTGCCCATGCGAAGGAGCTCGAGGGCCAATGCCAGGTGTCGGCCTATGCTTGCCAACGTCGGACTCCACTGGAGCACAACCATCAAATGCTTACA GAAGCTCTGGAGATCCTCGCAGAAGAGGCCCACTTCTGGGGCAGTGAAGGGCGcagcctggccttttccagggctgcCTCTGTACTCAAGTCCTTACCTTGGACTGTCAGGAAAATTCAGGATTTGAAGTCTCTTCCTTGCATCGGAGAACATTCGAGGAGAGTCATCCAG GAGATCTTGGAAGATGGTGTGTCTTCAGAGGTGGAGAAGATCCGACAATCTGAGCGATATCAAACTATGAAG CTTTTCACAAAGATCTTTGGCGTTGGAGTGAAGACTGCCAGCCGGTGGCATCAGGAAGGGCTGAGGACGTTGGCTGACCTGCAGGCACATCACACCAAGCTCAGCAAGGAGCAGCAGGCCG GTCTACTTCATTATGAGGACCTCAGTACGCCAGTGACGTTCTCCGAGGCAGAGGCCATTGGCCAATTGGTGCGAGACGTGGTGGAGCAGTGTTTGCCCGGTGCCTCTGTGACCCTGACTGGTGGTTTTAGAAG GGGGAAGCAAAGTGGCCATGACGTGGACTTGCTCCTCACGCACCCCGTGGACGGTCAAGAGATTGGACTGTTGGGCAAAGTCATTGCCCAGATGGATAGACAG GGCTTCTTGCTGTATCACAGCATCCACAGAAACACTTTCCAGTCCTTTGAAGACGAAGCTCAGGAGATCAGAGACAGCACAACGTCCATGGATCACTTTGAGCGATGCTTCTCCATTTTCTGCCTCGGCTGCTTCCCTGGAGGCATTCCTGGAAGTGCTTCCGAAGCCCGGCGACCGAACAATACAGAACAGGTTTCTGGAACAACTGGTTCCTGGAAAGCCGTCCGGGTGGACTTAGTTGTGACTCCCTGCAGTCAGTTTCCCTTTGCTTTGCTGGGCTGGACTGGCTCGCAG AATTTTGAGCGAGACCTCCGCCGTTTCTCAAAGCACGAGAAGAAGATGACCCTCAACAGCCATGCCCTCTACGACAAAGGAAAG